A region of Microbacterium suwonense DNA encodes the following proteins:
- the mqo gene encoding malate dehydrogenase (quinone), translating to MSATLGTLLHELQPDWKIVAYERLSDVAQESSNPWNNAGTGHSALCELNYMPQAADGSMDPAKAVSINEQFQQSRQFWSTLIDRGVLDAPSTFINSTPHMTFVRGEKDVAFLKARYEVLKKEPLFESIEYSEDSRVINQWAPLLMQKRRKGEPFAATRVTAGTDVDFGALTHQLFAHLADSGVQVHTDHEVRSLKRQKDGTWRVKYRQTIGRTPGEVNARFVFVGAGGWALKLLQRSGIPEIKGYGVFPIGGQFLKTSNPAVVAQHKAKVYSQASVGAPPMSVPHLDARVVDGEHSLLFGPFATFSPKFLKNGSMLDIVTQVRTHNLWPMLRVAFANPDLITYLLGELVKTHAKKVDSLRTFMPTAKDEDWTLIQAGQRAQVMKKDPKKGGILQFGTEVIASEDGSISGLLGASPGASTAVPIMLGLLQRCFPEQYTGWEPTLRELIPTLGETLNDKPEAAVETMQETASVLALSA from the coding sequence ATGTCCGCCACTCTGGGTACCCTGCTGCACGAGTTGCAGCCGGACTGGAAGATCGTCGCCTATGAGCGACTGAGCGATGTCGCACAGGAGAGCTCCAACCCCTGGAACAACGCCGGCACCGGACACTCGGCGCTGTGCGAGCTGAACTACATGCCGCAGGCCGCGGACGGCTCGATGGACCCCGCCAAGGCGGTCTCGATCAATGAGCAGTTCCAGCAGAGTCGTCAGTTCTGGTCGACTCTCATCGACCGCGGTGTGCTCGACGCACCCTCGACGTTCATCAACTCCACCCCGCACATGACCTTCGTGCGCGGCGAGAAGGACGTCGCCTTCCTCAAGGCCCGCTACGAGGTGCTCAAGAAGGAGCCGCTGTTCGAGAGCATCGAGTACAGCGAGGACTCCCGCGTCATCAACCAGTGGGCGCCGCTGCTGATGCAGAAGCGCCGCAAGGGCGAGCCGTTCGCGGCGACCCGGGTGACGGCCGGGACGGATGTCGACTTCGGTGCCCTCACCCATCAGCTCTTTGCGCACCTCGCGGATTCCGGTGTGCAGGTGCACACCGACCACGAGGTGCGCTCGCTCAAGCGCCAGAAGGACGGCACCTGGCGGGTCAAGTACCGCCAGACCATCGGCCGCACGCCGGGCGAGGTCAACGCCCGCTTCGTGTTCGTCGGCGCCGGCGGGTGGGCGCTCAAGCTGCTGCAGCGCAGCGGCATCCCCGAGATCAAGGGCTACGGAGTCTTCCCGATCGGCGGCCAGTTCCTCAAGACCAGCAACCCCGCCGTCGTTGCCCAGCACAAGGCGAAGGTGTACTCCCAGGCATCCGTCGGCGCCCCGCCGATGTCGGTGCCGCACCTCGACGCGCGCGTCGTCGACGGCGAGCACTCGCTGCTGTTCGGGCCGTTCGCGACCTTCAGCCCGAAGTTCCTGAAGAACGGCTCGATGCTCGACATCGTCACCCAGGTGCGCACGCACAACCTGTGGCCCATGCTGCGGGTCGCCTTCGCGAACCCCGACCTGATCACCTATCTACTGGGCGAGCTGGTCAAGACCCACGCCAAGAAGGTCGACAGCCTGCGCACCTTCATGCCCACCGCGAAGGACGAGGACTGGACGCTGATCCAGGCCGGCCAGCGCGCGCAGGTGATGAAGAAGGATCCGAAGAAGGGCGGCATCCTGCAGTTCGGCACCGAGGTCATCGCCTCGGAGGACGGCTCGATCTCCGGTCTCCTCGGCGCCTCCCCGGGGGCCTCGACCGCGGTGCCGATCATGCTGGGACTGCTCCAGCGCTGCTTCCCCGAGCAGTACACGGGCTGGGAGCCGACGCTGCGCGAGCTGATCCCGACACTGGGGGAGACCCTCAACGACAAGCCCGAGGCCGCCGTCGAGACGATGCAGGAGACTGCATCCGTTCTCGCCCTCTCGGCCTGA
- a CDS encoding aspartate-semialdehyde dehydrogenase, with product MTRISDSGFSIAIVGATGQVGTVMREILAERSFPIRELRLFASARSAGRSIDFAGTPVVVEDVETADAAGIEIALFSAGATASRAYAEKFAAAGAVVVDNSSAWRMDPEVPLVVSEVNPDAMDERPKGIIANPNCTTMAAMPVLKALHAEAGLERLIVSTYQAVSGSGLSGAQELLGQVEGVLAQGDTLRLVHDGSAVDFPAPNNYVAPIAFDVIPFAGNLVDDGDNETDEEKKLRNESRKILGLPDLRVAGTCVRVPVFTGHSLSIHAEFANDITPERAYEVLASAPGVAVEEVPTPLQAAGKDPSFVGRIRVDQSAPEGKGLVLFISNDNLRKGAALNAVQIAEELTRRLTPASV from the coding sequence GCGCTCGTTCCCGATCCGTGAGCTGCGGCTGTTCGCCTCCGCACGCTCCGCGGGCAGGAGCATCGACTTCGCCGGCACCCCGGTCGTCGTCGAGGACGTGGAGACCGCGGATGCCGCCGGCATCGAGATCGCCCTGTTCTCCGCCGGTGCCACCGCCAGCCGCGCCTACGCCGAGAAGTTCGCCGCAGCCGGCGCCGTGGTGGTCGACAACTCCAGCGCGTGGCGGATGGATCCCGAGGTTCCGCTGGTGGTCAGCGAGGTCAACCCGGATGCCATGGACGAGCGACCCAAGGGCATCATCGCCAACCCGAACTGCACCACGATGGCTGCGATGCCCGTGCTCAAGGCGCTGCACGCCGAGGCGGGCCTGGAGCGGCTGATCGTCAGCACCTACCAGGCCGTGTCCGGCTCCGGTCTGTCCGGCGCCCAGGAGCTGCTCGGCCAGGTGGAGGGCGTGCTCGCGCAGGGCGACACGCTGCGCCTCGTGCACGACGGCTCGGCGGTCGACTTCCCTGCGCCGAACAACTACGTCGCTCCCATCGCGTTCGACGTCATCCCGTTCGCCGGCAACCTCGTCGACGACGGCGACAACGAGACCGACGAAGAGAAGAAGCTCCGCAACGAGAGCCGCAAGATCCTCGGCCTGCCTGACCTGCGCGTCGCCGGCACATGCGTGCGCGTGCCGGTGTTCACCGGTCACTCGCTGTCGATCCATGCCGAGTTCGCGAACGACATCACGCCCGAGAGGGCGTACGAGGTGCTGGCATCCGCTCCCGGCGTCGCCGTCGAGGAGGTGCCCACGCCACTGCAGGCGGCGGGCAAGGACCCGAGCTTCGTCGGCCGGATCCGTGTCGACCAGTCCGCTCCGGAGGGCAAGGGGCTGGTGCTGTTCATCAGCAACGACAACCTGCGCAAGGGCGCGGCGCTGAACGCCGTGCAGATCGCTGAGGAGCTCACGCGGCGCCTCACACCCGCATCCGTCTGA
- a CDS encoding thymidine kinase encodes MAKLYFRYGAMNSGKSTALLQAAYNYEERGQRVLLAKPEIDTKGASQVESRLGMTREVDFLIGPQDDARALFARHRERVRSEGDEELLPTEPVDVACLLIDEAQFLTSAQIDDLFRIAVIDGIPVMAYGIRNDFRTHAFPGSARLLAIAHTLEELKTICRCGRKAVFNGRLVDGRFVFDGDQVAIDGAAVTYESLCGNCYLEESGGVLA; translated from the coding sequence GTGGCGAAGCTGTACTTCCGCTACGGCGCGATGAACTCCGGCAAGTCGACGGCGCTGCTGCAGGCTGCATACAACTACGAGGAGCGCGGGCAGCGGGTGCTGCTGGCCAAGCCCGAGATCGACACCAAGGGCGCTTCGCAGGTGGAGAGCCGGCTCGGCATGACCCGGGAGGTCGACTTTCTGATCGGCCCGCAGGACGACGCCCGCGCCCTGTTCGCCAGGCACCGCGAGCGGGTGCGCAGCGAGGGCGACGAGGAGCTGCTGCCCACCGAGCCGGTCGACGTGGCCTGCCTGCTGATCGACGAGGCGCAGTTCCTCACGTCCGCGCAGATCGACGACCTGTTCCGCATCGCGGTGATCGACGGCATCCCGGTGATGGCCTACGGCATCCGCAACGACTTCCGCACCCACGCCTTCCCCGGATCGGCGCGGCTGCTGGCGATCGCGCACACGCTGGAGGAGCTGAAGACCATCTGCCGGTGCGGGCGCAAGGCCGTGTTCAACGGGCGCCTGGTCGACGGGCGCTTCGTCTTCGACGGCGACCAGGTGGCGATCGACGGCGCCGCGGTGACGTACGAGTCGCTGTGTGGCAACTGCTACCTGGAGGAGTCCGGCGGCGTTCTCGCATAG